The DNA region CACTCTTTTCTCTGcgtgcatatgcatatgtggTGCGCTGGCCATGCGTGTGAAAGGATGTGTTTTTGCAGCGGTGTGAGTGAGGTGTGCGGGTGTGTAGGTGTGCAGCTGTGTAGGTGAAGTGGCGGCCATGTAACGGAAGTTAAGTACACACTAAGTTGAACTCGTGCGCTTGTAGCGGCGCTTCCTTCATATGTTTTGATACTCTCCCTTGCACACGGATACTTCCTCGCGCCCCTGCTCCCCCCTCGGAAAAACCGACGGCCACCCGCTCTTCATTTTCCGCGTCACCACTCCCCGGAAAACACCTATCTGCCGCTATTTGCTTGCAGGTGAAAATGTTTGAGATTCTGCCGGTGCTGTCCAAAAGCTTAGAACAAAACTTTTCTGGTATGCCATCAACATTGATGTCCCGTACTCGCAGCTCCCCATTTTCCGCTCCCACTTTTCCGACGCCCCTCCCCTCCCACTTTTCCGACGCCCCCTCCATTAATTCCTTTGAGAGGGTGAGTGTGTTAAGTATGTTTTTTGAGTAATTCGTGTAGACAAGAGCTGCTGTTTTAGAAGAGGAGCACATTGGGCCCCCAGTTTCTTGCCAGGCAGGGATATTTATGTGCAAGGTAAATGTTATTATAAATTACCCAGAAGTTTGAAACTCGTACTGCAAAGCTTTCGTCTTTCTGAAAGGCGCTTTCTATATTCGTAATTAGCACAGATTTATCTAAATGCTCGTTCGCTTAACTTGTTTTAACACTTTTGCTTAGCTTTATCTCaagcattttatattttgttttttaaattctacTTGGAGCAAAACATTGAAAAGAAAGCTGCAATCTAATATTGTTGTGTAATAACTGTGCTTTTTAGTTTAAAATCTTAAGTAGCTTGGAATATAATATGCTCACGAAtgtaaaaataatgaaaactaATGGCCTTAGTTCCCCACCAACCATCACTGTACAGTGAAACTTCATCGTCGTCTGCAGGAATCCGGCTCAAGTGTTGGTAAGCTGGCCTCGTTGTTAATAGAACACTTGACAACACTGGCTGTTTATGCTCAGGTGGGGCGCTTTCAAaggtgtgtttgtgtgtgtgtctgtgtatgtgcgtgtgttgGAGGTGTGCTTGTGTCTGTTTATGTAGTACCCTCATTAACTGTCATTACACAAtttccataaaaaaaaagaaatgtctgTGTGCACGTGTTTAGTTTTCTGCAGTCCGGAGGCTCCAACAAAAGTTGCCTCTCTTCTGAGTACCCCcatcatatacatatacatatgtgcaacacccacccacccacatgTGTGTGCTTCCGAGTCTTTGTTTGTCTTtagaaaaaaactttttaaattgtgttaaatattccattaaaCAGAAAGCTTTTTGTATGCagttgcaaacaaaaaaggaacGAAAAAAACTGACAGTGGCAGCAatagaagcagcagcagaattGCGCGTGCCGCAGATAAGTTGCCACAGTTAAAGCatgtgcactgaaagaaatctGTTTATCTTGTTAATCACATCCCACACCTGTTGCATTGTGGGGCAAATGCAGAATTATTCCTATCTTCAGTgcttataatttataaaaccTTTTTAGTTATTGCCTGGAACGTTTACACTTATTTTCTCAGCATTGAGAAGGCGTGGCATCAATTGGAGGCCACCCACAAAGGCACCCAATAAGCCAGGagtttttattataattttatgctCAAATGAATGCCACTTTGTTTTACAGAGTGACGCGTGGAAAGGGGCAACTTTTGCCAGCCATCAAGTTTATTGGGTGGCTTAGTCATTCCCTTTGTGGAGCATTATTTGAGCCGCCGggcttttaaaataattgcaacATGCAAGACTACTTTCATGCCACGAAGTGTTTGATTCAGATACTATATGTCcgttgaaaaataaatgtatgcCAATATTTCAGTGGAAATCGCGCATCGCACACAATATTAATATCAATATGGGCAGCGGGGGAATACAACACAATGATAAAGTGGTGGCTGTTACTTCTGTGCTAGATACTTCTAATTTCGCTTTAATCAAATTAGgttttgccataacttggccaaaaaaggtgGCAGAGCCAAAATGAAGACCGTTTTTTACTgccaatttttttataattttcgactaaaaaaaaaatgtacaaatttttgcatttttgataaagggtaccatcatcaaaatttgcgaaaaatggcaacaaattagcattttaatgtatgtacatggatcgatagggaattttgttacgaattcagcgaggtatggcattccacttttggacaactattttcaCTGCTATCGAACAAAAACAGATTATTTTTGTatcaaaaaatagaaaagaaaaattttgtaaaaaatttgatatttgtaatcggcgttttcggcataacttggccaaaaatggccgcacagctaaaataatgACTGTTTTGTGCTACTAATTAACATATCTAACTATGTCTgtccctacttttttgatatttgaaaaaaaaaatttgtcaaatttttgccttttttagaaggggtaccatcatcaaaatttgcgaaaaatggcaacaaattagcatttcaatgtatgtacatggatcgatagggaattttgttacgaattcagcgaggtatggcattccactttaggacaaatatttttactgctatcgaaaaaaaacggattatttttaaacaaaaatcgaacaaaaaattgttttaaaaaatgggatattttcaatcggggTTTTCGGCATAACTTTGCCAAAAAAGGTGGCAGAGCTAAAATTAAGAACGTTTTGTACTGCCAATTAACATAGCTAAATATTCCAAttactatttttataattttcgaaaaaaaaatgttcacaaacttttcatttttttgccaaattgGGCTCCACATTTTCTTTccaaaatttgaatttgggTGGAAAAGGAATTCGATTACGAGTTCAATAAAGTATGACAATCCATATTTTGGCTAATATTTCTCGAGTTTTCTCCGAAAAACGAAtatttttgatgatttttggGGTTGTATATCTTTGTAACAATTATTCTTtattttgcattgttttgcttatacaatttattatatatcttacTTTATTAATTATGCTTAGCAgtcaaaagtatgcaatattAAATCGCCGCCTGGGGATTGAGCCTCTGCTTCCAACATATCGGAGTTCCAAACCCTGCTCTGACGATTGGAGTGAGGCATATCGATATCTCTCAGGTATCCAAagttaaattattaataagttATTATATACTAAAAAGAACTATGTAAAAACTAATAAAGCAAACATATTCTAGCTTTTCTGTAGCTTAGTACTGTCtctaaaaatcaaatgaattacACAGTGGGCTCGTTGAAATTGTGCTCTTTGTAAGAAACTTCCACTCCATCTACCATTTTAGCTAGCAAAATATATTCTCTTAACTGTAATACCCTACTGTAGGGTACAACATAAAGCGACAGTGTGACCATTTGCACTTTGCGGTCACATACCAAAGCAGGGGAAGAGGAAGCACAGAACACAGTAGGCAGCGCAGCAGagaaaatgtataatttacattaatttaattacaaatagTTCGTCGTGCCAGATCTCGATTCTCGTTATTCCGCAACAGTCCGCAGTCGGGGAAAACTGTAAAAAAGCAGTGCGCGCACAACACAGTCCACCACCTGGTTTTCCGTGGATACAAAATCCCAGCcagcgagcgagcgagcgaaAAGTGGGTGAAAATGGCGTGGAAAATGGGAGGAAACCGGGCCGCAACGCTGGCGTTGCTCTTGGCCAGCAGTTTGCTGCTGTTGAGTGCGGCCAAAGCCGCCGATTTGGGCCCGGATTCGGAGTCGGACGACTTCGAGGACGGCTATGTGGAGGATGTGCAGGTGAGTGGGTCGCGCTGCGATGACAGTTGCCAGATAAAAAACGAGAGAAAAAAGTACACGTCAGTGGAACGTACtagaaaaaaaggcaaaacgcGCTTGTTGAGTTCGTGGGGAAGGGGTTGCTGAGGGGGCCGGAGGGGTCGGTGCGGCCGGCTTCTTCGCTTTATGACCCACAATTAGCATGCGAGTGTGTCTCACTTTTCCAGCAAGAAATCCGAATGCGAGGGAAAATACAACTGTTTACCCACAGACGAGGTCAAGCAGATAGAAACTTCCCATGGCAGCGCCAAGAATGCGCTAATCTGTTGCTCCACAGGTTACATCAGAGGTTCCATGAGTAAAGTTGGCATTTAATTAGCTTACTCTAGAATTTTGGCCAGTCATCACTGAAAACGTTTCCGGGGTAGTGACAGCTACAAATGAGGTCAAGCTAATAGCAATTTACTGCTCTACAAGTTACAGAGCATTTTATCAAATAGCTTTAACCAGTGTGGTGGCTATTGAAATGCCCCCTGCTGTAGCGCTCTCCAATTTAAGCCCATGCTGGCCACCcatctttctctctctctctttcactTTCCCCACTGACAACCGCGTGCTTCGGCTTTTATTGCACCTTATCTAATGTTTCAACATATTCGCCTTGCAGGAGGAACCCACCGCCATCGATGGCGATGAGAAGCTGGCCTACGAGAGCCCGGTGATCGATGCCAAGAAGTTCCACTTCGCAGATCACTTCGACGACGTGGAGGCGTCCAGGAAGAAGTGGGTTCTGTCGCAGGCCAAGAAGGACGACATCGCCGAGGAGATCTCCAAGTACGATGGCATCTGGAACTGGGAGTCGCCGCAGCGCATCGTTTGGGCAAACGATCTGGGTCTGGTGCTCAAGTCGAAGGCCAAGCATGCGGCCATAGCCGCGCCCCTCCGCCAGCCGTTCGAGTTCAAGTCGGACAAGCCGCTGGTGGTGCAGTACGAGGTCACGTTGCAGGTTCGTCACCTAGTGAAAAGCACTGGGATTGCATCAGCCGCCTTGCAAATCCAATTAATACCCGCTTACTGACCCAATTCTCGTTCTCCACCGGCTTATtctcgtttttatttatttttttttttcgtaggAGGGTCAGGAGTGCGGCGGCTCGTATCTGAAACTTTTGTCCGCCGGAAAAGACACGGAGCAACTAAAAGCCGTAAGTGCGGGAGGCAATGCCCTCATAGATCACAGTCGCCTGAACCCCACAACGCACATAAATCGTAAACAACCCCCGAATGCGACTCTGTTTATTTGTAGTTCAATGACAAGACACCCTATACCATCATGTTTGGACCGGACAAGTGCGGCAACGATGTGAAAATGCACTTCATATTCCGGCACGTCAATCCAATTAATGGCACCATCACCGAGAAGCACTGCAACAAGCCAAAGTGAGTCCATTAAATGAACACAACTCTTCGGGAGATGGGAAATCAGCAGCTCATTCAAGCGTTATCGCTATCAATAGAATCACCAACATAAGCCATCTGGCTTAGACGGTTCAGTGCGTTCCATAGAAACCAAATTGGTGCTCGACATTGCGCTTACGTGTAATATCTCCGGAATCACCTTTGCTCGCTTGTATATTAGCCGTAATTTAGACCTTTATCACCCGTTTGGCTCATCGTCATCGATGTGGACTGTTGCCCCCATCGATGAGCTGACTTTTTGAAGAGGCAGATAAACCGTATATTTATAATCCCATCGATGATTAATTTCCCTTGGTACTTTGCTTTTAGGAACCGTTTGGAAGAGCCATTCAAGGACAAGCTACCCCATCTCTACCAGCTGGTGGTCCGTCCCGATAACAGCTTCGAGATTCGCGTTGACCACAAAATCATCAACGAGGGTTCCCTACTGACCGACTTCAAGCCACCAGTCAACCCGCCGACGGAGATCGACGACCCCAATGACCACAAACCAGAATCGTGGGATGAGCGAGAGAAGATCCCAGACCCCACTGCCCACAAGCCCGAGGATTGGGACGAGGATGCTCCACCACAGCTGCCCGATACCGATGCCGTCATGCCCAATGGCTGGCTTGAGGATGAGCCCGACATGATTTTCGATCCAACTGCCACCAAACCCGAAGATTGGGATGCCGAAATCGATGGCGAGTGGGAGGCTCCATTGGTGGACAATCCAGTGTGCGAGAAGGCACCCGGCTGTGGCAAGTGGAAGGCTCCGCTCATCCCCAATCCCAACTACAAGGGCAAGTGGCGTGCACCAATGATCGAGAACCCCAACTACCAGGGCAAGTGGGCACCCAGGAAGATTGTCAATCCAGACTTCTTTGAGGATCTGAAGCCCTTCCAAATGACCCCAATCGTAAGTGCTATTTGCATGACTTTCACTGTCCACTTTACTATAGCCAAAGTAACTCTATTTAGAGCGCTGTGGGTCTGGAGCTGTGGTCCATGTCCAGCGACATTCTCTTCGATAATCTGATCATCACGGACGATGTGGAGGTGGCTCGTGACTTTGCCGCCAACAGCTTCGACATCAAGCGTCGCTACATTGATCGTGAATCGGTAAGTTTAAGCCCTTAACCTCTTTCTCCACCTCCTTCACAAAAATACACAGCGTATCGTAATTGAGAGACTACTACTCTATCCAATTTGAAGAAAACCTTCTGGCACCGCCTGATGCGCCGCATGAACTACAAGCCCGGCTGGTGGGCCCTGTACTTCCTGTACCTGCTCATTCCGGCCAGTTGCTATGTCTTCTATCTCTACCGACGCGCCAAAGAGGTTGGCCCCGGCCTTGTCTTTCgctttaaattttttataataagtGCCTACAGTACACCCACATGAACACTCTCATATTGGCCTTGCACCCTGCACCTGTAATTGCTACTGCTATTCTTTGGCTTTCTCATTTCATAGGACTCATTCGTGAATAAGGTAGTCGAGCTAGCCAAGGCCAATCCCTCGATCTGGGGCATTGGCCTGGTGGCCATTGTGGCGCTGGTTGCCCTCACCATCTACTGTAGATTTGGTACCGCTAAGAGTCAGGTAATGTTGCTTAAGCTTTCACTCAACTTGTACTTGGGGAATTTACTAATTGTGCCTTTGATATTAGGACTCTGCTGCCAAAAAGGCCGCTGCTGAGGCCAAGAAGACCGACGATCCTCAGCCCGATGATGAGCCCGaggccgaggaggaggaggagagcGACGAAAGGGCCGCTGGCGATTCCAGCAAGGAGAGCACACCGCTGTCCGCTAGTCCCAAGAAGAACCAAAAGTCTGATTTAGATGATAACGAAAAGGAGACCAAGGCGGCGGAGAATCAAGAGCCCGCACAGACTGAGGTGCGTTCGAAAAACCCTTTCGACTTGTGACTATGAAATCTAATCTTCAATCCTATGCTTTTATCCTTTTTAGGAATCTAACACAAAAACACGCAAGCGTCAGGCGCGCAAGGAGTAAGCGGGCATCCTCCGATGCCAAATCCGCAAACAAATACTGCAACtctaaataaaaacttaatcCAATTCCAAAAGCCAGCGGTTGCGAAACACCAACAACCAAATGTCCAAGCAAACGTACATTTCAAACATGTTGTTTTTTCGCCGAGGCAGCCGACATCTCCCTCAAactacacacatacactctcccacacacacacacacatggagaaacacacacacaaaatggagaaataaacacacactctcacactGTAAAACAAACAGTTTCTAGTGAAGTctcttaatttaatttgtcaGCTTACgcggttcggttcggtttaGTCAACTCTGTACGTACTTTTGCCGTATTATCGTTGCATTTCTGTCGTGTTCGACCCTCTGTCGTCTCCTATATCTCCTATATATACTTACTAACCCTCCACAGAGCCAGCCGATGGCACCGCTTTATAGTGTTTAGTTGAAGTGCAAATCCTCCTTTTGatttgtgtaaaaaaaaaaaaaaaaaaaaaacaccaactAGACAATTGAGGGAAACAAAACTACAACTAAAACTAAAGCAGCATGCAAACAAAGAGGGAACTAAAGCAGAGAAATCTAAAGGCAAGCATCTAGTTTAATATTATGTAATTTAAACGAAATTGAATAGTATGATAGTTATACTCaagtttc from Drosophila santomea strain STO CAGO 1482 chromosome 3R, Prin_Dsan_1.1, whole genome shotgun sequence includes:
- the LOC120452048 gene encoding calnexin isoform X2; protein product: MAWKMGGNRAATLALLLASSLLLLSAAKAADLGPDSESDDFEDGYVEDVQEEPTAIDGDEKLAYESPVIDAKKFHFADHFDDVEASRKKWVLSQAKKDDIAEEISKYDGIWNWESPQRIVWANDLGLVLKSKAKHAAIAAPLRQPFEFKSDKPLVVQYEVTLQEGQECGGSYLKLLSAGKDTEQLKAFNDKTPYTIMFGPDKCGNDVKMHFIFRHVNPINGTITEKHCNKPKNRLEEPFKDKLPHLYQLVVRPDNSFEIRVDHKIINEGSLLTDFKPPVNPPTEIDDPNDHKPESWDEREKIPDPTAHKPEDWDEDAPPQLPDTDAVMPNGWLEDEPDMIFDPTATKPEDWDAEIDGEWEAPLVDNPVCEKAPGCGKWKAPLIPNPNYKGKWRAPMIENPNYQGKWAPRKIVNPDFFEDLKPFQMTPISAVGLELWSMSSDILFDNLIITDDVEVARDFAANSFDIKRRYIDRESKTFWHRLMRRMNYKPGWWALYFLYLLIPASCYVFYLYRRAKEDSAAKKAAAEAKKTDDPQPDDEPEAEEEEESDERAAGDSSKESTPLSASPKKNQKSDLDDNEKETKAAENQEPAQTEESNTKTRKRQARKE
- the LOC120452048 gene encoding calnexin isoform X1, with the protein product MAWKMGGNRAATLALLLASSLLLLSAAKAADLGPDSESDDFEDGYVEDVQEEPTAIDGDEKLAYESPVIDAKKFHFADHFDDVEASRKKWVLSQAKKDDIAEEISKYDGIWNWESPQRIVWANDLGLVLKSKAKHAAIAAPLRQPFEFKSDKPLVVQYEVTLQEGQECGGSYLKLLSAGKDTEQLKAFNDKTPYTIMFGPDKCGNDVKMHFIFRHVNPINGTITEKHCNKPKNRLEEPFKDKLPHLYQLVVRPDNSFEIRVDHKIINEGSLLTDFKPPVNPPTEIDDPNDHKPESWDEREKIPDPTAHKPEDWDEDAPPQLPDTDAVMPNGWLEDEPDMIFDPTATKPEDWDAEIDGEWEAPLVDNPVCEKAPGCGKWKAPLIPNPNYKGKWRAPMIENPNYQGKWAPRKIVNPDFFEDLKPFQMTPISAVGLELWSMSSDILFDNLIITDDVEVARDFAANSFDIKRRYIDRESDSFVNKVVELAKANPSIWGIGLVAIVALVALTIYCRFGTAKSQDSAAKKAAAEAKKTDDPQPDDEPEAEEEEESDERAAGDSSKESTPLSASPKKNQKSDLDDNEKETKAAENQEPAQTEESNTKTRKRQARKE